In the Nerophis ophidion isolate RoL-2023_Sa linkage group LG19, RoL_Noph_v1.0, whole genome shotgun sequence genome, one interval contains:
- the LOC133538311 gene encoding mid1-interacting protein 1-B-like, which translates to MLRHLPETPKPKNSVFNAMNRFLGAVNNMDQTVMVPSLLRDVPLDEDAEPGYSCPKQPDVDEADMYSYYQLLKSIRQDIEWGVRVPPALAETPPRLTRINSNASFASFASSLSASSEEDEYEEEEDDLQKQLQYHLAGLQGVLSKLTTHANSLTRRYKQEIGL; encoded by the coding sequence ATGCTGCGACATCTCCCAGAAACGCCCAAACCGAAGAACTCAGTCTTCAACGCCATGAACCGCTTCCTCGGCGCGGTGAACAACATGGACCAGACCGTCATGGTGCCCAGCCTGCTGCGGGACGTGCCCCTGGACGAGGACGCCGAGCCGGGCTACAGCTGCCCCAAGCAACCGGACGTGGACGAGGCGGACATGTACAGCTACTACCAGCTGCTCAAGTCCATTCGGCAGGACATCGAGTGGGGGGTGAGGGTCCCCCCGGCCTTGGCGGAGACCCCGCCGAGGCTCACCCGCATTAACTCCAACGCCTCCTTCGCCTCCTTTGCCTCCTCCTTGTCCGCCTCCTCCGAGGAAGACGAGTACGAAGAGGAGGAGGACGACCTGCAGAAGCAGTTACAGTACCACCTGGCCGGGCTCCAAGGGGTGCTGAGCAAGCTGACCACGCACGCCAACTCCCTCACCAGGCGCTACAAGCAGGAGATCGGACTCTAA